The window AGAAGAACCATTGAAAACCTTTCCATCTTGTAATTCTTCTTCAGCAAGCAATATTCAGATATGTAGAACAGATCTGAGTGAGTTGGACCACATCATGGAAATTCTCGTTGGATCCTGATACTTGTTTTACCCAAAGATACTTTTTAACTGCCACTTTTCGTTTGGTTTCAGGATAAAAGCCACTGGAAAAGTTGTAAAGaattctttaaaacacaaactgaaataatttgtcCATAGTGGGATTTTCTAAGTAATTCCaaaacttcaaaaccaaaagagtggcagatttaattttttttaagaaatatttatttatcagAACTGTGCAATCATCATTTTCCTTCCAAGGGCGTATGTGGAACAATAGGCACATACCCTTATCACCCCTCATGCTTCTTTCAATAAACTTTTTTATGTGCAATTTTTAATTTGTCAGAAGAAATTTACATGCAAAATGAATTTCATATGAGATGATCTTTTACAAAGCCtccactttatttttaatatcagaGTCTATGCCAAGTTGGCATCCGTCAAGTTGCGTAGTTGGATTGTGTGGATTGCAGATGCGTTACTAGAGAtggtatattttaaaaatgagacacactgctttcttttggTCAGAAAAGCAGATTAAGACACTTATCAACGAAGTCTCTTGCATTTTCTAAAGCATTCAgaactatttatttttgtaaattttatAGTCTTTCTACATTTTACTACGTTATTTCATCATAGTTCAAATATAATGGACTTCTAGTTGGATGTGTTTAGCACTACCTCTGAACTGAAATGCTTTAACTCTTTCCAGTGCTTCATCTAAGACTACAGATCTTTTTGTTTCTATATTTTTCTGGGGGAAAGTACTTCTAACACATTAAGCTGATCTTTTGGCAGTGACATAGCTGATTTGTGAAATCGAGGGTATTCAATGTTTAAACTTTTAAGTATttacaaatgtaatttatatGTAGATTGTgcaatttaacatttttctgtcaGTATTATGTGCTTAGATTTTGAATAATCTTGGCgttctttaaattaaaacttatTATGTACAGGTAGCTTTTTAATCtattttggaaaacactgtCCTTCAACCTGCTTTCACTACAAAGTTTAAGATGATTTTTATGTGCAATATTATTTAAGAAGATACACATTTGTAAACCTGGCATTGTGGAAAGAAACTTAAGACTTAAAACTTCTAGCACCTTTGGAGGATACTGAAGAGTCAACATTGCTGTATCCTTTAAGAAACAAAGTTGAGAACACTTCTTGCTATGCCAGTGCTTACTGCTTTGAATACTCCTGAAATACTCATGGATGCATGGGGAGTCAGTGCTGATGACTGAGTACCATCGTGCCGCTGTGTCGGTACCACAGAGCTCAGGGTCTGACCGCTCAGGCACAGCGCCGGGGCTGGGGCCTGCATGGGCTTTGGAACATCATAGTGGCAGCTGCTACAGCTGCAGCCTGGCCCAGGGAAGGAGGATGCATTGGATGGCAGGCGTGTATATAAGTATATGTAAGCGCACTCGTCAACTGAAGATGAGATTTGCAGTGAGAACTACTTTTCCATAAGGCAGTTTGGATACTGTGTTTCAGCTTGAACTGAGGTCTGTATTGATCCTTGCTATTGTCTTCTGAATTACACACTTGCAcattaggttttgggtttgtttttaattttattttattttttaattctaaaaccTTTACTTCATTCTTGAAAGATGCAGCACCTGTCTTGTAAAAAAATTTGCAGTTGTAAAagctttgctttggtttgttgtttggggtgtgtttttctgttgttttgctgAGACTTTTCAGGAATGGGGCATGAGCAGAGATAAAAACTGCTGCCTGTGTGTTGCATCTCACAGAAGTTGAAATCCTGGCCCTGCTGAAGGGACCAGGGTGTCACAGAATTATTTCTAGTCTTAACTGATGCTGTGGCACACCTACCCTGTGCAAAGATCtcttattttttactgtgactATTTTGGTTAACAGCTGCCATTAACAGTTTGGTATCCCAAACCAATGGAGAAGCAGTTCAGGTCACATCCTCCCAGCCATCTGGGTTGTTTAGCAACCGAAGggtataaatgtatttatatgcatataatGTATTGATTCTAATATAAAACTTCTGATCTAAAGTATTTTGAATTGCTGGATAAAGGGATTTGTTTGAAGAGTGTATAAATAGTTCTTGAAGAGGTACAGCTTCAGAATGTACACAGATTGTGCATTGTGTATAGACTACTCTGGCTTTTCCTCAGCCTCTACTTTTGTATTAAAGATATGACTGAATAAATCCTTGAAATATTAAGGGCCTTCTGCACTGTGATGAAACGGAGTTgtggttaaaaatgtctttaaatttAGTGATGAGTGATTAAAAGAATCcaatttctttttgcatttgaaaatagGGAATGTTACTATGCAGTAAAGATATTTTGGTATGAAAATTGTATCATGTAGCAAATAGTGAACACTTATTAAATCCACAGACTCACCTTGCAGCCCCTATAAAAACGTGAGAGGAGACAGCTTGTTTTTCAGCATTCACATGCTGAAGGTTTTTGTATACTCTGGAAAAGGAATAAATTGGTGGTAAATATTTTATCAACAATTCAGAATGCATTTGTTGTTGAAGTGCTTGCTACAGAGCTCTGTTTCTAATTGATTGCTTGCATCACAGTGCCAAGACCATAAGTTGGTGTGTAATGCAGTTCGGTTATGTACAGAATTATGTGCAAAGggaagtttaatttttaaatatgcacaaattaattttaaaatccttcCATGTAAAATGAAGTTAGAGGCTAGTTGTGGTGGACCTATTTATTGTATGTTTGGAAATAAAAGCCACAGTTTTGCAGTTCaaccatttattttctgaagccttccgtattttaaaactaaaccagaaaaacatGGTACCTTGGCACACTTCATTTAGTCTTTCACTCATGAAGATGTAATGTGTTCCCTAGGTTGTTGCTCTCGTACACACACCCACACCCACATTCATTTCTCACCAGAAAGACTAGATACcttgcacagcttctctgttatGGAAATTAGGCATGCCAGCCACCATGTCTTCCACCTAAGACAAAAGGTAGATTCCTTTATGAAAGTGTTCTACATTAATAGTGCTGCAGATTGAGCTCAGTGCCTCTGAAGAGGaacactgaaagaagaaatcCCGGGCAATTGCACCTTTAAGTCAaagttcccccccccccttcatgTGCTGCTTCAGGCAAATAGTAATATTACAGCTTGGGGTCTTCTTTTTATTAGTTTGATTTGTTTGCTGTCTTGTTACTAAGCAGCTGCCAAGTTGTCATCTTCTTACACACTGTCAGCATCCTCCTGGGTTGGTTTTGGCCAATTGTGTATCTTACCATTTGGCATGTTGTAATATGGTTGCTGCAGTTCATATACCACAATCTATAGGTTTTGCCTACTTCACCTGTTTGTATTTAAGCTGCTTCCTTGCGTCTGCTCTAGCTGTTACTAATGTTAGTGCTGTTAGCTCTAAGTTTCTACTAACTTTTTCTACAACATTGCATTCCTTTGTGTGTCCTGTCCCTGTAGAACAAGGGGTGGCTGGTGGGGTTGGGGGTTCCTGCTGTGAACACATGGCATGTTTGCTAGCACTTACCTGTCCTCTGGTTGCTGTCTTGACTGTCCTGCGTAGTCTTCCCAGCCCATGCCATTCACGGTGTTTCTTCAGGAGTTGGTGTGCTTGAAACCAAGTAGTGGATGCAAGTATCCTTGCTGCACATAACATTGACGCTTCAGACTCATGTATTGTCTGTCTGGAACAAAAATACTGCTGCTTGGTTCTAGTGGAAGAGTGTTTGCTGCTCCTACACCAGCAGATTACACCAGCACCTTCAGGTTTAAAGGTTTCCACCCTGTTGCAGACCTCTAAAATGAGATCCTGACTCTTTTGTAATGAACTTTGTTGACAGGGCTGCATTGGCTGCTACTTACTGACTGGGAATTCTTACCTTTGTCCCGGGGCCTGCTGACTGCAGCATGGAGCACCTAGGTCTAGAAGTAACTTCACACACacctggttttggctgtgaGGTGGTTACCATCATGGTGGCAGCAGTCTGCATTACTGGAGTGGGACACTGCAATACAGACCTGTGCTTGTACTTGTGGATCTTGAAGTTCAGCAGGAGAAAGTGTTGTCTTGCAAAGGTATGCTGCAGTTTAGTCTTCTACgaaagtatttttaagtattaCTTTCAGGTTAAGACATTTTAAAGATGGTGTGCAACTTCATAGATTATCAGTTTTAGCCACACTGAAAGATCTGAACTTAAAAGCCTGCTGAGTAGCATAGCCCAGTGCAGTGCTGGTTTAAAACATGGCTGGCTAGGGAGATGCAGGTGCTGCCTGAAGTGCTGCATCAGCTGTTCAATATACTGGAAGGGACACTTAAAAAGGTTCACTTTCCAGCTCAAGCAAgagtaaaataaacaaaagaaaacaacctacTCACTAGTTCTGCGAGGAAGATGAGTTATACTTAGTTGCAAAAGTAATTTTGAGTTATTAAAAAACATTAGAAGTGAATAACTATTAAGATTAATAAATGGCTATAAATAATGTGTTATTAAAGCAGATGTTGGGGAGGATGGAAGatattttgtgtgtatttgcCAGGCATTCACAGGTATCTTGCCttgctggaagaagaaaaaaaatgctgcacatGCATTCCatgtggtttttttctctggttAGGACCCATCCATGCCAGCAGAGCACTAAACTGGGTTAGCTGAGCTTTGGCTGTGCTGTGGGATGACAGTTCTGGAGGTTCTCGCCCCTGTTTCTGCAGAAGGTGCTCTGTGTGGCTGAAGTGAGCTTGTTGCATCTGCTGCTGGAGTGCGTTGTGTGTGAGCCCTTCAAAGTGGAGGTTAAACTCGATCCACAGAGAAGTTTGAGGTTTAAGAATTAACTTTAATGCAACTCATTTTTAGCCACACTCCCTCTGCCACCCTAACTGGAGTAAGAGTGCTACAGAAAGTCTTCCCATTTTTGAATGGGATGACTATTACAACAGATCTTCACTATGAAAAAGATCAGAGTGCTTTTAAACCCTGTGAGGGCTCTGAGCTTTGAAAAGAACGTTTAAGCTTTAACAAGgtgtttgtttttcactgaaTCTTCTGCTTGTCTCAAACGAATGGTGGGCTTATAGTCCACTTAGAAATCGTCCTAGGCTCTGGAATGCCTTCTCctcttttattaataaaattctacATATTACTTGGACTTTTTACTAGTAAGTCCACAAACACGGGCAATATGCTGTTTCTTAAACTTCTTTGTTATACATTTGGACAGAATATGCATGGagattttcagtctttcacagAGTAGTCCTTTTTTTTGCATTACAGAATTCTTTCTACAAAGGAAACATGTCAGTAATAACACTGCTGATTTGAGCTTGTTAAAACTTCATTCTATGGGTATATTTTGCCCGTAATCTCGGTGGAAGAAAAAAGGCGTTTCTGCTTAGCTGTGCTGTCTGAAACTCTCACCTTGCTTTAATTTTCACCTTTTCCTAATCCTAAGCAAATGTCAGAAGTCTGTGatatttgctttctgcaaaCATGGAGTACAGTAACTAGTTCATCAAAACTCGTCGTTCTACAGTGAAGAGCTCACAACTATGATGAGAAATAATGAAGTTTGTACCTTAAAACACACTAAAGTACAAAGTTTTATTTCCTCCATGCACCGCTTTCACGGGATAAGcacctgctgcttctctgcagccGTGCGTCAGGAGCGCGGGCGTGCTGCAGTTGCTGGTGTGCTTGGCTGGGTGCCGGGGAAGGCAGGAACAAGGAAGTGACTGAAGGAAATGAATCGCCAGCATTTGTGCAACACTCTCCGGAGGGGTTTCCGGCACCCCTTTGTTTCCCAGGATAACCGCGGAAGGCTAGGCTACTTCATGCTATGCAACACGCCTCAAAAGGGGCTGCTACGATTTGTTTTGCCCCCTGAGCATGCTCGCTTGTCCATTAAAAGGAACTgcagtttttcctttgtgaGTACCCCCAAATACACAGATTGTGCCCAAATTCAGGTGAGGGCTGGAGGGCTGCCAGGGTACTGCAACCATTAAGCCGAGTTGAGTTCCTTTGTAATTCAGATCTGCTAGTCTCTCAGACTGAGGTCTCTCCTTGCAGCCAGTGCTCACAGACAGGAAGGGCTCAGGTGGCCCAAAGCATCGTCCAAAACAGAAGGACCTGAAGTGTGGACCCTGTCACCTGTGTAACCccagttgcattttttttttttcctactgaatCATAAAGGGCTGAAACCCTTGTTTCCCCCAATCTGCACCTTGGACAGGGCTGAAAAGCCTGCTGCTACAATGGAAAGCTGATGTATTTGCCCTTCTCCAGGGGTAACAGTGCAAAACACACTTCAATAGCTTCATCTGCTGTTAGTAAAAGCAAACTTGGAACACCCAGAAGAAAGGAGGACCTCCATGCCCCAGTGTATCAGCTGGTGCCGTATGTGCCACAGACAACTCGCTTGGGCCCTTCCACAGGGCCCTGCttgtctgaaagcagaaatgtggGATTTTATTCTTATAATCGATGTCAATAATGTTTATTACGAACCTCAACTACCCTTTTATCAGTTGGCCATTTACTATTTTGTAAGTTCATGAGTACAGCCTATTTAATACATGTTTAACTCATCTGAAAGACCTAAATggggcctacaagaaaacagaaaagcagctttttacaagggcatgtagtgacaggacatgggaaatggcttgaaattgaaagaggggagattagatattaagaagttctttactgtgagacactggtacaggttgtccagagaagctgtggctgccccgtccctggaagtgttcaaggccaggtttcatggggctttgagcaacctggactagtggaaggtgtccctgcccatggcaggtgagttggaactggatacccaaaccattctgtgattctatgaattgaaAACTCCAATCCAGCATTTAGTGAAAAAGTTGACTCTGCTCTTGCAACCACATTGAATTTTCAGTCTGGCAGTGCAGAACTTCCCCTAGAGCCAGAGAAGCTGCTCAGACATTTTCAAATAGTGCTTTCCCAAATGGCTTGTTACCGTTTACTGAGTAACTAATACACCATTCATCCCATGCGAGTTGCACTGAGCCATCACAAACATTACTGAAGTCATAAATTATTATAGCAACTGTAATTTCACTGCTGAACAGCTTATTAGATTAAGGGTTGGAGTCCGCCAGTGCTTTATAGTATTTTTAATTCTAAGAACAGAATAGGCACATCATTAAATAATTAACTGACTTAGTTTTGGAATATCCAGGTTTATTCCCTGCTTTTAACACATAAAATACCATTTAGGAACTCTTCAAAAGCCATATAAAACTCTCACACTCAGTATGGTCAAATAAGTAAACAGGTAGTAACCTGTGTAGAAGTTATTACCAGTGAATAAATAAAGCTGGTGCAGTTGGCAAGGAAGCACCACGGTTACATGGATGAAGGTGAAGTGCATCCCCTCTGGCACCCAAGCACACAGGAAGATGGGCAACATAGTCGATAGTTactataaaattttaaaagggCAGCAGTTTGCAGCCTTGTGGAATGCAAGTTCTGAGCTACATCCCTGCTAGGCTTTAACAAGTGTGGCTGTGTGGGGTGGAGGTGTTTGGTACCTGAATGAATCCAAGAAGTACTGTTAATGTCAGCTGCAGAGAGGCGATTTATTTCAGTTAGAAACCTATGCCAGAGCAAAACGTTTCACTGACTCTACTCAAATCACCACAGCAGGCTTTATCAGAAGTCAAAACAGTTTTGTTCTAAAGATCAGTGAAAGCCACCATATGTAGATGGCTCCTGTTATTGTGTTACGCAGTGGAGAAGTAACAGATCTCCGCTGATCCAAACTGGACCAAATAGGAGTGATGGTGACAAGGCACACCTTACAATGCACCAGAGCTGCATTTAGATTTTGGCAGGAAAAGGAGTTTTTTGATCAGAGGCATTAAGGCCTGAAAGATCAGTAGTTCAGGTCCACTGCAGTACCCTTAAAGCGTAACTGCAGTGGGATTTACTATAAGAGACATGACTGCAGCAAAACTTAGTAGGGCATAATTACACCTCTGACTTCACAACTAAATATCTTCTAGTAACATGGCTTTAGGAACCTCATATACAGCAATATGTCAGTTTCCTAAAGGACACATGTAGTCTACAGTACCACGCCAGTAACAAAATTAAGATAAATTGCATTcagttcaaaaagaaaacaaaatgattaAAAAGTGCATTTGGTTCAAACATCACTACTgaaaaaatttcatttttaggTTGCATGCAGCAAAAATGTGCTTCTTCCTTGGGGTTGTGATATACTGCATGTTTCCATTTGATGATGTGGTTTTCAAAAAGAGGTCCCAGGTGAAAAGATGACCATGTCTGGAATCTGGTGTTACAGAAAGCTGAGTGAACAAGAAAAACTAAGTTAATTGTTTCCATCCTACAGTAAATTAATCACTTTTCATATTTCAATCTAATTTTATAGAGTTTTCATAAAAGTaaaattagcatttaaaaaaggaCATAACTAAGAAGATAAATAGAAATTGTTCTAATGATTTAACTTACTTAGAAGTAGAAATGGCAACATATGCTTCCTGATGAGCTTTACTTTGAGACACCAAGCTGTAGAGCTTGTTCTTCCCCTTCAGAGGCTACTCTAGGAAAAATACTGTCCATTTACCTCAACTTTGTATCATGTATCTTTTtactctttctcctttttcttcatctaCTTTGAACCACTTCTCCTTTGCCTAAACCCTGCCTTTGTATTTTACACATTTCAAGTATGTCAGCTACTGGGATCCCATCGTCATGTActcactgaaaaagcagaactgaATTACGAAGGAATAAGCTACACCGTCTCTTTCAGCTTTCTAAGTCTCCAGACTAACATCTCTTATGTACAAGGTTCCCAGAATAGTTACACATCTTCATTGTCTGATGCagtaaagagaataaaacagaGCAATGAAAGTGCACCTCAAACTATGCATCTCCACGGCAACACCAGTTGTTTTAGGTTATTTTCCTTAACTGAAGAAGGGACCTTGACTTAAGAATATTCATCCAAAGTACTCTGTTAAAAGCAGAATGTAactgattttatctttttttaccACAACAGGGAATGATAATATTCCTTCCAACTTGCATTGCTTtagcaagaaagaaattaagtttattACATCCTGTTTGAGCAATGATATAAATGCACTAACaacaaagcatttaatttcactCTCTGTTTTGTGACACGGCTTCAAAACAGTAATGTTCTCAAATCCTTATAGTTACAACATCAATTTTGCCTTCCTCTTGAAGTAACTCCTGTTTTCTCCCTGAGTGAACCAACTAAATCTGAATCATTCCAAATATCTGAATTGCAAGTTTGAATGTGATTTCTCTCTTACCATGTATTTTTGGAGTAGGTTAGAACCATCATTCTCAGTGACCAACGTGTTGGTACTTCCATATATATGCTGATCTTCCTTCGTCATCAAGAGCATCCTAACTACTTTTTATATATTGCTGCTGTCTCTCAACCAACAAAAAATTTGTCCTGCAGTCCAGCTCATGAAACAAATAACCTTATATTTAAGCATCCCCCATTTTATGTTGCTCTGTATTTGGTACATTATATTGTACCTCTTCTGAAGATGTCAGACACATTTCAAAGAGCAAAAAGCAACTCCACATCCAAACAATTATATTGACCAAACAATTACATTAGGACACTTCCTAGAACAGCGGGCTAGAACAGCAGAGAGGAACACATAAAATACACTCTGTGGTTCTTTGAAGCACTTACTTTCAGAGCAATACTTACCTTGGTCTGGATCAGTGCTTTGCAGTCATTAATATTGAATCCATCAAAACTGAAGTCGTCAGTATCTTTAACATTTGATTCCTCAAAAATATCCTTGCTCTCTGAAAAGTCctaataaaacatattttatattttctttatgaattCCTATCTAATCTCAAAGCACACAACCTAAAGAGAAGCTACCCTCAAAGTAAGAATAACCACTAAATTTTACCTTTTgaagctgtgttttgatttatcATGTGTCCTCCTTGCATTAAAGCAATTTTATGCCAGAATAAGTTCTACACACATTAATTTAATTGacttaaattaataaaaaagtaatttccaaataaaattagCCTTAATAAACTACTCCAGAAAATAGCTGAGAAATACATCTTCATCAGTATTCTTAAAAGCAATACAATCTTCCTGTACCAGAAAAGAAGTAATGACCTCAGTTTAAGCTGCCTGGGCATTAATTTAATGCCAGTCTATCCatgggaaaggaacagaaggGGAGTTTAACTACGTTGGAGAAATGTCTCCCATTCTCTCCTGCTACGTGACAGTTCCAAAAAAGTGACTTTCAACTGCAGTATAGATTCTACACCTTCAGCACTGTCATTCTGTTTGCATATAACTTGCATGAAAGATCAAGTGTGTCCATAAAATCAGCATTTAATGCAGGACTCCTGACCCATGCTTCAGCAATCAAATTATCAATTGAGACAGTTACTTCCATATACAACTAATTCATCCCAACTAAATAACCAGGTTGAATACCAAGCCATGTATGATACCTTGATCTTCTCAAAAAAAGGAGGgtaaacagaaacatttctttttgagATATTTTCAGTACTGTTGGTTTGGTCTTGATTCAATTTAAAACAGACCCTTCCCTCAAGCCttgcaaaaaaagaataatctgaGGAAAAGGGAAGCGGAACACACTTTCAGTTCATATACAGTAAAAACATCCAGTAATTACTTTAACACCCTCTCTGATTCAAATCTGATTTTCACTTACTGGAAAGATATTAGATGCTAACAATTTTCTTGTCctctgagaaaaaagaaaacatcacacACATATCTGAAAGCTAATTCTACATCTATACTAAAGATGAACATACCACCCAGCAATAGGACACTACATAGTGGAGACTTCAATGGAAAGATGATCAAAATTTGATCCTGCACAACTTCATACTTCCTTACACATAATGATGAACAGACACTAGACTATCACTTTAATAGGCTCTCTCTAAAAACACTTGCAACCCAGATCTAGTTTCTTATGCATCTATCCCAATGCATAGCTTACAGAAAGTAAGATTCATAAGAAAGTGTTTATGCTGGCATCCTAGCAAACCATTGTTCAATTACCTTTTGATTTGCATCTATTCCAAGAACACTCAAGAGGTTTTCTTGGCAATGAGATTTACTCCAGGGATGTCTTAAACTGGGAGCATTATAAAAGTCTCTAAGTGTTCTCCATATGTTTCCAGAATCAGtgctaggaaagaaaacaccatTTGAGGTTGTAAGGTGTACAGAGTTTCCAGTGAACGTAtataacttcattattttcACTACATATAGCCTTACTAGCTTACCTTGATCTAAAAAGCAACTCTTAAAACTCATTCTACATCCATTCAAATTATCTACCCAATGCACTAATAAGCTTTTGTGACAATTAACGGAAACAGTAAGTCAACATAACCGTACATTTGCACTTCTCAGATAAGAAGTTCACTAGAAGCATATTTAAGAGATTGTTACATGCCAACAGCTTGCATTATGCAGTTTCTTCTGTGACATGTGGGTAGGGTTCAGCCCTATTATTTCTGCACTTTGCATCTTCTGTCTCTCAAAACTCCTCCTTCCTATCAGTCACACctcaccactgcagcagctcagtgctctGGTGGGTGACCTACATCTGCCCTGGATATACAGGTACTACGAAACAAGCCGCACACGCTACTGAAACAGGAAGAATTAGAGTTCCCACTACACAGTACTTTGGATTCTTATATTGCATTCATCCCATATAAAGCCAGTTGCTTTTTGCTTAGGACAGGATGCAGTTATGACTATCTTCATTATTCACCATGGTACACCAAGGCTTTTATATCTGTAGCTGGTACTCTGCTATAATACTGCAGTCCTTTTTCATAGGAACATAGaccggtttgggttggaaggaccttaaagctcatccagttccaaccccctgtcatgggcagggacaccttccactagagcaggttgctcaaagctccatgaaacctggccatgaacactgccagggatggagcatccacagcttctctgggcaacctgtgccagtgcctcaccacccttacagggaagaatttctttgtaatatctaaactaaatctaccctctttcagcttaaagccattccctcttgtactatcactacatgcccttgtaaaaagttcagctttcttgtagccccgatttaggtactggaaggctgctctaaggtctccctagAGACCTTTTACAGACATATATTTCTCTACAAGTCTGAGgctaattaaaaattaacacataTATAAGAACCTTGCCAAAAGGATGTTCACATTAAATGTTTTAACTACATTTCTTGTGATTCTTACATTTCTAAAGCATAGTTTGACCCAGCTTTCTAGATACAAAACCTCATATGTATAAAGAAATAACTATAATACTGTTCAGCAATTATAATACTGCTCAGAAGCTACTGATCCTTCAAAAAGATATAACAAAAGATATAACAAAGGATATGTAAAAGGATTCCAGCAGTCTTAAGAGAAAGCTAAGTTAATGGTACTAATTGCTACTAACATAACCCAAGGAAAGAAGCCAGATGCACCACAGATTCTGAAGCACATCTGGTAAAATACAATAAGCCACCACCAGGGAAAATTTGGCAGGGtatagaaaaaaacaagcaagtgGGTTTTCagtagaagcagcagcagtgctcctgCCTCAGATGATGCAGAAGTCAGATGTGTGGTAAAGGACAGACAAGCAAACAGGAAGAACAGGTTGCCTGTTGGGTGTTCTGGCATTCCAGAGGCTTAGTCATAAGAAGGCACATCACAAGCAGGAAAAACACTAAGCAGAAATTGTTAATTTCTGATATATTCCCTTCTCTGTTTACCAATGGCTAAACCACaatacttttcctttaaaaatacaatacaaaGCTGGCAAGGTCTGCTGAAGAGCATAGTgattaaaaagatttttaagttCACCTTCAAGTCCCACTGATTTTTGAAGTATGAAATAAACTATAACTGCTGAGGAGCTTtgtaagtaatatttttttaactgttgaTCTAAGCTCATTACCAAAGTTCATTCTTCGTAAGTTCAGGAATCCCAACATCTTCATTATTTGTATCAAGTACTTGATCTAAGCTTCTTATTCTCTCGCTGGACTGTGATACAAACACTTCTGGAAAGCTCAGCTTAAACATATCCTCATAGCTCTGGCTTgcctagaaaaaaaagaattttattagATATGTTACACAGGCCATCCAcacagttcatgaagaacttaGTCCAAAGATTGTATTATTGTTTTTAGATTTTGTATCACTATTAATGGCATAAAAAAAATTAGCCCATAGCTAATTGTTTTGAGTATTTACCTCTAATTAGAATTAGAGGAGGAGAAGCAAGAGTCCAAGAGTTTCTAATGAACCCTGgtctccagcttctcagctaCTAAATTGTACATTGGTTTGCCTATTGGCACTCAAGACTTCT of the Melopsittacus undulatus isolate bMelUnd1 chromosome 4, bMelUnd1.mat.Z, whole genome shotgun sequence genome contains:
- the CLBA1 gene encoding uncharacterized protein CLBA1; this translates as MQNLSLGQSLTDTDTWHQMSLKDLAVEAGGTSLDESDYNLNGRTINEECTNLEVMPQSLPVANSKERSCEGFSESSYTTSEPSGSWGDFEGFEESLGDSERFSQNFEVLVKSTETSRVDRDFSSGHCSTDADHFYSEPSLHSVIQEASSSLNEASQSYEDMFKLSFPEVFVSQSSERIRSLDQVLDTNNEDVGIPELTKNELCTDSGNIWRTLRDFYNAPSLRHPWSKSHCQENLLSVLGIDANQKDFSESKDIFEESNVKDTDDFSFDGFNINDCKALIQTKLSVTPDSRHGHLFTWDLFLKTTSSNGNMQYITTPRKKHIFAACNLKMKFFQ